A genomic region of Denticeps clupeoides chromosome 17, fDenClu1.1, whole genome shotgun sequence contains the following coding sequences:
- the rab3il1 gene encoding guanine nucleotide exchange factor for Rab-3A isoform X7, with the protein MPQGDDGACAREHINVSRLRSSSLEIREKGTEFLREQLDAAQKELKLKDEECERLAHIRDQLERELEELTASLFEEAHKMVREANVKQAAAEKQLKEAQGKIDVLQAEVTALKTLVLTSTPSSPNRQLHPQLLSPGSRGAAMRHGGHTRSRCTSSTLTLSSGPSDPSLQSPAEGKEDRESAVPALLSMILCLVPGHSVSLSSEPYGQETGEVPGVHGGQLDSVLFAEFLLWKEAPSLDRSSAFMSRVYREDIGPCLSFTRTELSHLVQSAVENNSLTIEPVAMTALPMVKASAIECGGPNGWRGTVETKCALSGLSRPCKHRIKLGDKETYYYISPSSRARITAVCNFFTYIRYIQQGLVRQDVEQMFWEVIRLRREMTVAKLGFFLIDDS; encoded by the exons ATGCCCCAGGGGGACGATGGCGCTTGCGCTCGGGAGCACATCAACGTGTCCCGCCTGAGGAGCTCCTCACTGGAGATCAGGGAGAAAGGCACCGAGTTCCTGCGAGAGCAGCTGGATGCTGCACAGAAG GAGCTGAAGCTGAAGGACGAGGAGTGCGAGCGTCTCGCGCACATCAGGGACCAGCTTGAGAGGGAACTGGAGGAGCTGACTGCCAGTCTGTTTGAG GAAGCTCACAAGATGGTGCGTGAAGCAAATGTAAAGCAGGCAGCTGCTGAAAAACAGCTGAAGGAGGCTCAGGGAAAG ATTGACGTTCTGCAGGCGGAGGTCACCGCGTTGAAGACTCTGGTGTTGACCTCCACTCCGTCCTCACCCAACCGCCAGCTCCACCCACAGCTGCTCTCTCCGGGGTCCAGAGGGGCAGCCATGCGCCATGGGGGACACACCCGCAGCAGGTGTACCAGCAGTACCCTGACACTGTCCTCTGGCCCAAGCGATCCTTCGTTACAGTCACCAGCGGAGGGCAAAGAGGACAGAGAG TCTGCAGTACCTGCCCTTCTCTCTATGATTCTCTGTCTGGTTCCTGGACACTCGGTCAGTTTGAGCAGTGAACCCTATGGTCAGGAGACGGGGGAGGTGCCAGGGGTTCACGGTGGCCAG CTGGACTCGGTTCTGTTTGCCGAGTTCCTGTTATGGAAGGAAGCCCCGAGTCTGGACCGATCCTCTGCCTTCATGAGTCGTGTCTACAGGGAGGACATTGGACCCTGTCTGTCTTTCACACGTACAGAG TTGTCTCACTTGGTCCAGAGTGCGGTGGAGAATAACTCCTTGACCATTGAACCAGTGGCCATGACCGCTCTACCCATGGTGAAGGCCTCAGCCATTGAGTGTGGAGGACCTAA CGGCTGGAGGGGAACAGTAGAGAC GAAGTGCGCGCTGAGCGGATTGTCCCGCCCTTGCAAGCACCGCATCAAGCTGGGTGATAAAGAGACCTATTACTACATCTCTCCATCAAGCCGAGCACGG ATCACGGCAGTGTGCAATTTCTTCACCTACATCAGGTACATTCAGCAGGGCCTGGTCAGGCAGGAtg TGGAACAGATGTTTTGGGAAGTCATACGTTTGCGAAGAGAGATGACTGTGGCAAAACTGGGCTTCTTTCTCATCGATGATAGCTAG